tattttttgtcattttaaaacaataaatttACGATTGCTTGTATTATTTTGTAGTGCTTAACATTATAGTCCAACAAATAAAAGTCAACCACAAGTTCATATCtatctaaaaataagattttaatttgtaaaataaataaagagatCTTATTTTATGTGAACAGGAATGTTTTGTCTTGTTAGGATGAATGTTTTTCACAGACACTGTCTGATCTCTCAGACGGACGCACGAGGCGCTCTCGAGCTCATAATGCGCCTTTGTTTACATTAAAAACAATGACCTCATTAAATCTGCCAGATTAAAGATTTAATGATAGCTataattcatttttaaagaaactttatCATTCTTCATCATCCAGCACACACTGTCATGTTTTGATATCACTTTTCAGTTTCTATTCTTGGTTTGTTTCAATGCTGCTTATGGAGATATGAATGGGAAAATGTAAATTTCTTTTACTTATTAAATCGAATAATTATTGACAGAATCCATGCATGGttgtttattataatttattaatgtataatattttatttttttagaattaTTGGGACAAAATATCACCAACAACTCGCATTCAGACTTGATTGTCAAGACACTTAAAGGTGAGGTGGTTGTTTTACAGCTTTCTTTATTTCTCATCTTTAAGCCCGTTGACAAtgttatttgtaaataaatgctATTAAATATGTCATAATGTAtgctcgcacacttttaaagcTCCAGGTGTTACTGTGCAGTAGCGCTGTTTGGCCACTGTGTGTCATTACTAGTGTCACATAAGAACGGGTCACCCAGATAAAATCCGCTGTTTCCCAAATCACCAGAGCGGGTGATGCCGCACGCTGTGCTGATGTGTTGAAGTGTCTGTTGTATTGAATCACTGTGCTGtagtgagttttttttttttttaacatttatgtgTTTGTGTCGTCGGTCAGGTCTGGTGTGCTAGGTGTGGGAGCATATCGTGTTGTGTCTGTGGATAGCGACTGTGTGGTGCGATGACTGCGGAGTGGCTGTATCCCCCTGGCGTGGGGCCGCTTTGTGGTGCAGAGTTGGAGGCGTGGTATGAAGACCTACAGGATATACTGGGCTCCGACACGGGTGGGGCCAAACTTACGAGAGCCCCGCCTTGTTCCGAGGTCAGTAACGTGAAGCGACGTTCTACGATTTCATCGGTGCTACATCGCACGCAGATTTATTAACgtatttctgtcattttttcacGTCTTTAAAAACGTATGCAGAAGGAGCCGGAGTTCCTGGATGTGTTGGAGAGCTGCTCGCTCACCTGGCTAACGGAAGGGCAGGTATGGGGGGACGGCGTGCAGCGCGTGACGGACGAGACTCCCAGCCACCCGCCGGCGACCTGCGCGACTCCCCCAAAACAGGAGGACCGGAGAGGAGGCGAGACGGAGAGCTCGAGCGGTGGAGACCTTCTGCCGCCGGAGTTCTTCGAGCTCCTGAGCGAAGGAGGAGTGGGCCTGGTCGACACCGGGGCGATGATGGTCACCGGCGGTTACAATCTCTCACAACCCCAACCCTCGTCTCCGACAGCCAGCGAGGAGGAGCTGCCGCCGACGGTTCCCGACGCTTCGTCCTGCTCCTCGGCATCCCAATCGCCCTCCTTCAACTGCTCGCCGCCCTCCTCCCCTCCCCTGTCACCTCCCGCCAGCGTCTCCTCGCGTCTGGGCAAAAGGAAGCGAGGAGGCGAACGTGGAGGTGCTCCGTGCTCCCCGTCCCCAGGGAAGAAAAGCAGGAGAGAACGAGAACACGAGAACGAGAGGAAGGTTCAAGAGCTGACGGATCAGAACGAGCGTCTGAAGGCGGAAATCGAACGACTCGGAGAGGAGGTGCAGAGGACGCGGAGGGCGCTCATCGAGAGACTCGTCAACACCAGGAGGTGAAGGAGCAACAGGAAGAGACGGAAAAGAAAAGGACAGAGATTTAGAGAGAAACTTAGAAAGGGAAGTGAACAATTGGCGGAAATTAATCTTGTGGAGACCATGAAATGCACATTCAGATGCAGCAGAGAAGACAAAAGACACGTTGTACGGGGGAGAGAGGGTTTTACAGAGCGGCGTCTCCCACCGAGAGTGAAAGAGAAAGTCAGATGAAGCCAAAGACAAACAGAAGAGACTCCAGCGTCAGAGGAAAATCGAACCTCAGGAGGATGTGTCCGGGTCACTCCCAAAAATCCAAAAAGAGACATTAGGACAGgcttatttttaagacattattGTCATGACCATTTCACCTCTTACAAAAATCAAAtactacatttaaataatgattcgCATTACTGTAATAATCAAATTACTGTAATACATCATTCAAATCTGCACAAATAATGTATATCAAATACCAACACAATTTAAAacttcaaatatatatttttatgcatcAGAGATTTTCAGCTCACAGCTTTGGGAgtcatgaaaataatgtcacaaAAAACtcctaaaataaaatgtaaaatttaggTTAAAATATGACCACTCGTTTTTCTGAGATTCATCTGATGATTTGATAAATGTGAGCCGCTTTTATTCAGAATTTAAACCCATCATCAGATAACTGCAGGTtatggtttttgttttttaacttcGATTGTGTGAAAATGTACCCGAGACAAAGTCAATGCAATAAAATCAAATAACGACTTAAATGAAAGATTTCAGAAGAAATGTTCGTTTttgtaacgttttttttttgtgtgtgtgattgtaggtgcatttatctgttttaagAAAGGGCTTTAAAGATGTAAATTCACTCCTAGTTGACAGAGATTTCATAGCTCAGGACTGTTAACCAGAAGATTGTGTGAAGGTTTTCTCTCATGTTTAACCAATGCCTCTTAAGAGTTTGTTTGTGTGAATGTGTTTAGATGAAGATAAACTTGTGAATGGATGTTGATGCTCtcacttttgtaatgtttagCTGTAGCTATTTATAACACGCTCTGCCTCTAATCCATGACTATTTTTCTAGAAGTGTATCACGTGCATATCAaatcattattatttaataatcaCGTTTaatcatttactgtagtttctTAATAAATACACATTTGCATGCTGAATTTCTGTATTAGAATAGTGAAACATTTTTATCTGAATTTCACTTAGACTTGATACGAAATTGTAATACAtaagttttattaataaatttaaaaaaatgaactgAACCGAGTCTGgattttctttgtgtgtgtgtgtgcataaataaatctttagttAAAAAGCAGATAAATAAAATAGggaatgtatatattttattaggttTTTAAAAGGACATTTTGTTTTGCATATCCGGGCAGGgcagttatataaaacaatatCCAGTACAATCCTTTCAACAAATTCATATGCGGTCTACCTGAACTGataaaattgtcactttttCTTAGCTTTCTGATTGGACGGCTCTGGACTTTTGCCTTCTGCAAGAGCGAGTTGTTTTTTTAGCTCCAGCAATTTGCCGACTTCCTCGGTGATAACAGACTTCTCAGCTTTCTGAGCCTTCAGTGCTCGTACTTTATCAGCCTGAAAAACACAAATTACAGCCGATTATTCCTCTCATCTACTTCAAACCATTACATAAAGCtttagaaatgaaattaaaatcacagtacatacacacaaatatttattatatcaaACATAATTCAATAATTAGTATTAAAATattgaattaatataaaaaataatgttatttttattaaacgtTTTTCTTCGATTTTTTAGAATATTTTAGTGATCAagttattaaaaattatataatagaAAATCCATCAAACCAGACAAAAAAATCCTCAAATTACACAGCAAATGCAATGAAACATTTGCAGATAAAATGTTCGTTCCCAAACACGATCTCACCTTTATCAAAATAAATCAGAATTCAAATATTTAAcaattaaaataacaaataattgaTAAAAACGCTTAACGTTTAATTTGCGTTCATATATCTCAACATCAGTGTGTTTTCACGCTTGGCGCAGttgcaaaaatattaaatatttgcttTCACAGAATATTTTCTAAACACAATTTTCAGGATAATAACTCTTATAATAAATccaattaatataatttttaaaatctcCCACCATACTTAAACAGAAAAATACTTTGCTACTAAAGGTAAAACGCAGGACGAAAAGACAGGTGTCTGGATGATCAGATACATTACAGTATATTAGAAAAACAAGCTGGTTCATATGTTGTATTAATTTCTTACTTGTTCTGTCAGTAACACATTCAGCTGTTTGGCTCTCTCTGGATCTGCTTTAACATTCACTGGAGAGTTCAGCTCAACACCGGCGTTGGGTTTGGTGTCGACTGCAGCCGTGTTGGGAGTCTGAgaaatcaatattttattatgtgacTGCTTGAGAATATAAATAAAGTCatttaataatgaaataatatCACATTAGTTCATTCacaacacacacgcatgcatgcaAAAATATCTGTTAGCTGTGTGTGAAGTCAAGTCTCTTAAATAAAGGTTAAGCAGAAtctaaaatgtgttttctgtAAGCCGAGGGCAGAGTTTCTATTCTGAGTTTAAAGAAAACACGTCTGGATGAGTGACAGCAGCAGGCTTTGATCCACACTGAATACAGACACatcatcactgaatccatttcACAGTCGGTTAAAGACACAAAGCCATGAGAAGACTGAACGTTCACATGCGTATCTACCTCTCCTTTATCATTCTCCTCTTCTGACTGAATGAGAAAATCAGAGAGACAAATAACCGCAGGCACTTCATGTCATCATGTTACTTCAGAAAAAACAGCCGACGGATAGAACATTTAGATAATCAAGATTGAGATCAAATCCTCTGCTAAATTTGGCTCACGTTGACAAGTATGGATCATTAATACACTGTGTTCATAGGTGATCTTGTTAACCAGTAAGAATCGGCACACATCATTtactttcaaaataaataaataaatattttaaatgtatcatTTGAGACCATTTTAAGTTTAtcacataaaatatataaagagctcagatgcaaaagcctttGGTGACTTTAAGCGAGTGCTCGTATTATTCATTCAttaaatactttcgcttcaaatccgcttaatcccggcctcaggccattcagaaatactacTTAAATGTATTACACAACGGCAAAACGATTTTTCTGCAAAGTCCTCAatgtgcacagaagaagaatTGCTGAGTTTTATGTGCAAGAGTTTTATTTACCTGGTTAAAGGTTTAAAGAATATACTAGGATACAGACTCATTTTTTTGCCTTTTTCCTTTTATTCAGAAAGCACAGTAAAgagtgacatttttaaaaattgagATTTTTGCATGCACGTACAGTAAAaattgttaaataccaatgaaatgactaaagtgagatttgtgaaaataaggcattttaatTACTGACTAAAAACCTTTGCATTGCTATTAAAGTAAAATCTGAACGTTAGGGTTAGAATTTCGTATACGAGTCTGAAgctcatttacaaaaaaacatgtcagacgcacttttAGAGAGTTTTGCACCTGAACtctttggtaacactttacttaaagaggtgttcataagactgacacaacaccttcataatcatgacatgacacgtgttacgaacatgaaggagattttatgcagaTTTTCAATAACTATCACCAAGTGTCATTTgatca
This genomic interval from Misgurnus anguillicaudatus chromosome 8, ASM2758022v2, whole genome shotgun sequence contains the following:
- the ddit3 gene encoding DNA damage-inducible transcript 3 protein, encoding MTAEWLYPPGVGPLCGAELEAWYEDLQDILGSDTGGAKLTRAPPCSEKEPEFLDVLESCSLTWLTEGQVWGDGVQRVTDETPSHPPATCATPPKQEDRRGGETESSSGGDLLPPEFFELLSEGGVGLVDTGAMMVTGGYNLSQPQPSSPTASEEELPPTVPDASSCSSASQSPSFNCSPPSSPPLSPPASVSSRLGKRKRGGERGGAPCSPSPGKKSRREREHENERKVQELTDQNERLKAEIERLGEEVQRTRRALIERLVNTRR